The following proteins are encoded in a genomic region of Alnus glutinosa chromosome 8, dhAlnGlut1.1, whole genome shotgun sequence:
- the LOC133876174 gene encoding uncharacterized protein LOC133876174, which translates to MAEMQTMLRAERERNDVLEQRMRQFEAFMASMRVSHVQQSSPANVGSTSSVNSASAGNATTIGPLSPIGQQLSQHSRVATPSLAQQLPVGEYTPGTIPPDSQGRPSNQAYRLFPVGTLHPVLTGVFVLMSLGTTF; encoded by the exons ATGGCAGAAATGCAAACGATGTTACGTGCTGagcgagagaggaatgacgtCTTGGAGCAGCGCATGAGACAATTCGAGGCCTTCATGGCCTCTATGAGAGTATCACATgttcagcagtcttcacctgcaaacgtaggtagtacgtcgtctgttaatagtgcatctgcag gtaatgcgacaacgattggtccgttgtcgcctattggacaacagctgagccagcactcccgtGTCGCTACACcgtcccttgcgcagcaattGCCGGTCGGGGAGTACACGCCTGGGACGATACCTCCtgattcgcagggacgcccttcaaat CAGGCTTACAGGTTGTTTCCTGTTGGAACTTTGCATCCAGTTTTAACTGGAGTGTTTGTTTTGATGAGTTTG GGTACAACCTTCTAA